In Danaus plexippus chromosome 6, MEX_DaPlex, whole genome shotgun sequence, a single window of DNA contains:
- the LOC133320883 gene encoding monocarboxylate transporter 6-like isoform X1 yields MKSNAMTTEKSNRKFEYVAPEGGWGYVVCIGHIINSITITAFLSCFGMIYKDLLIKLNMDSTSITLLNGISATCMSLSGFLTSPMLKFLSIRQLGLVAAVIFNLGMLGMVFVSSKITFYVCFGILQSLGNGIIFNLSCTVLNNYFVKKRLLAISFTQTIIAISGLVVPQFLNWSFDAYGQRGTLLLVSGICIHNIFGIILMQPIAWHLKQVEVPETEKDTFETKSFLTKEHQISNKENSKQKSNDAGEVVISEKYNLEEGTIYSSQSRSILSNFVDFKVYRSFLLSNAYLGMGLCTFSEFTFTIMLPQALYSMGWDETNVAWALSLMATGDCASRFLLIFLSGWLANFGSHEIYVVGLIIGFITKIGMLWSENTTSIFIFLTIMGVSRCLILVFMPLVIAEAVKPDLFTGALGLELTIVGIFSLVLGPVIGAIRDLTDSYATAFYILTSCLGVIIVSWSIEILYKKNKHKRQT; encoded by the exons aTGAAGAGTAACGCTATGACCACGGAAAAATCAAACAGAAAATTTGAATATGTTGCTCCAGAAGGAGGTTGGGGTTACGTAGTGTGTATCggacatattataaattcg ATCACCATTACCGCTTTTCTCAGTTGCTTCGGCATGATTTACAaagatttgttaattaaattgaacatgGATTCTACTTCCATCACGTTGCTAAACGGGATCAGTGCGACTTGTATGTCGTTATCAG GATTCCTCACCAGTCCtatgttgaaatttttgtcCATTAGACAACTGGGTTTGGTAGCGGCTGTGATATTTAATCTAGGGATGCTAGGGATGGTATTTGTATCGtctaaaataacattctacGTTTGTTTCGGTATATTACAG AGTCTCGGGAACggaattatattcaatttgtcTTGCACGGTGCTGAACAATTACTTTGTTAAGAAAAGATTGCTTGCAATAAGTTTCACTCAAACTATTATAG CTATATCTGGACTCGTCGTACCCCAGTTTTTAAACTGGTCGTTCGATGCATACGGACAACGAGGAACTCTGCTTTTGGTGTCCGGGATTTGTATACACAATATATTTGGCATTATCCTGATGCAACCTATCGCTTGGCATTTGAAACAAGTTGAAGTACCTGAAACAGAAAagg acacatttgaaacaaaatcgTTTCTGACGAAGGAGCATCAGATTTCTAATAAGGAAAATTCCaaacaaaaatcaaatgaTGCTGGCGAAGTTGTTATTAGTGAGAAATATAATCTTGAAGAAGGGACCATTTATAGCTCACAGTctag gaGTATATTATCGAACTTTGTGGATTTTAAAGTATACAGATCATTTCTATTATCAAATGCATACCTTGGTATGGGACTTTGTACTTTCTCAGAGTTCACGTTTACAATAATGCTTCCTCAGGCTTTGTATTCTATGGGTTGGGATGaa ACAAATGTAGCTTGGGCGTTATCGTTAATGGCTACAGGAGACTGCGCgtcaagatttttattaatatttttgagcgGTTGGTTGGCAAATTTTGGAAGCCATGAGATTTACGTTGTTGGACTCATAATaggttttattactaaaatag gcATGCTCTGGTCAGAAAATACGACTTCAATATTTATCTTCTTAACTATTATGGGAGTGTCACGGtgtttaatattagtatttatgCCATTAGTCATCGCAGAAGCTGTAAAACCTGATCTCTTCACCGGTGCTTTGGGATTGGAGTTAACAATCGTTGGAATTTTTAGTTTGGTTTTAGGACCAGTTATAG GTGCGATTCGAGATCTGACCGATAGTTACGCAACAGCATTCTACATTCTCACTTCCTGTTTAGGAGTAATTATAGTATCCTGGTCCATAGAAATCCTTTACAAGaagaataaacataaaagacAAACATAA
- the LOC133320883 gene encoding monocarboxylate transporter 2-like isoform X2: MIYKDLLIKLNMDSTSITLLNGISATCMSLSGFLTSPMLKFLSIRQLGLVAAVIFNLGMLGMVFVSSKITFYVCFGILQSLGNGIIFNLSCTVLNNYFVKKRLLAISFTQTIIAISGLVVPQFLNWSFDAYGQRGTLLLVSGICIHNIFGIILMQPIAWHLKQVEVPETEKDTFETKSFLTKEHQISNKENSKQKSNDAGEVVISEKYNLEEGTIYSSQSRSILSNFVDFKVYRSFLLSNAYLGMGLCTFSEFTFTIMLPQALYSMGWDETNVAWALSLMATGDCASRFLLIFLSGWLANFGSHEIYVVGLIIGFITKIGMLWSENTTSIFIFLTIMGVSRCLILVFMPLVIAEAVKPDLFTGALGLELTIVGIFSLVLGPVIGAIRDLTDSYATAFYILTSCLGVIIVSWSIEILYKKNKHKRQT; the protein is encoded by the exons ATGATTTACAaagatttgttaattaaattgaacatgGATTCTACTTCCATCACGTTGCTAAACGGGATCAGTGCGACTTGTATGTCGTTATCAG GATTCCTCACCAGTCCtatgttgaaatttttgtcCATTAGACAACTGGGTTTGGTAGCGGCTGTGATATTTAATCTAGGGATGCTAGGGATGGTATTTGTATCGtctaaaataacattctacGTTTGTTTCGGTATATTACAG AGTCTCGGGAACggaattatattcaatttgtcTTGCACGGTGCTGAACAATTACTTTGTTAAGAAAAGATTGCTTGCAATAAGTTTCACTCAAACTATTATAG CTATATCTGGACTCGTCGTACCCCAGTTTTTAAACTGGTCGTTCGATGCATACGGACAACGAGGAACTCTGCTTTTGGTGTCCGGGATTTGTATACACAATATATTTGGCATTATCCTGATGCAACCTATCGCTTGGCATTTGAAACAAGTTGAAGTACCTGAAACAGAAAagg acacatttgaaacaaaatcgTTTCTGACGAAGGAGCATCAGATTTCTAATAAGGAAAATTCCaaacaaaaatcaaatgaTGCTGGCGAAGTTGTTATTAGTGAGAAATATAATCTTGAAGAAGGGACCATTTATAGCTCACAGTctag gaGTATATTATCGAACTTTGTGGATTTTAAAGTATACAGATCATTTCTATTATCAAATGCATACCTTGGTATGGGACTTTGTACTTTCTCAGAGTTCACGTTTACAATAATGCTTCCTCAGGCTTTGTATTCTATGGGTTGGGATGaa ACAAATGTAGCTTGGGCGTTATCGTTAATGGCTACAGGAGACTGCGCgtcaagatttttattaatatttttgagcgGTTGGTTGGCAAATTTTGGAAGCCATGAGATTTACGTTGTTGGACTCATAATaggttttattactaaaatag gcATGCTCTGGTCAGAAAATACGACTTCAATATTTATCTTCTTAACTATTATGGGAGTGTCACGGtgtttaatattagtatttatgCCATTAGTCATCGCAGAAGCTGTAAAACCTGATCTCTTCACCGGTGCTTTGGGATTGGAGTTAACAATCGTTGGAATTTTTAGTTTGGTTTTAGGACCAGTTATAG GTGCGATTCGAGATCTGACCGATAGTTACGCAACAGCATTCTACATTCTCACTTCCTGTTTAGGAGTAATTATAGTATCCTGGTCCATAGAAATCCTTTACAAGaagaataaacataaaagacAAACATAA